The genomic segment GCCAGCGCCAGTTCAATAATGGCCTGGGCCAGTTCGTCCTCGCCACTGGCACTGATGCGTGGGGTGCCTGTCTGCTCGGGCTGATAACTCAGTGCAATGGCCTGGTTGGCCTGTTTGAGGGAATCCGGAATACTCATGTGTGCAAATCCACCAGTCGTTGGGTAATAACGTTTTGCTGCCCGACGGGCAGTGAGCCGTGACGCACTTCCATTTGTTGTACTTCTGCTCCTAGCGCTTGCAGCCGCTGGCGTAATGGCTGCAAGGCGGCGCTCAGCGTGTGCCGGGTGTGCTGTTGGGATGACCAGAAAGTGATGTCCAGCCTGGGCCAGCCCAGCTGGATCTCCACATCCAGCGGCCCAAATTGTTCCAGTTCGAAATGTAATTTGAGCTGCCACACCGGCTGGCGTTGTGCCGCCGCTGATGGCGGGCTGTGCTGGTGTTGGGCGTTGGGGTCGTCGCTGTTATGTGCGGGTGGTGAATGTGGGCTATTGGTGCTGGCCGCTTCGCTACTGCGTGGTTCTGGCGGACGTTGCTCGGCGCTGTGGGGAGAACCGTCCTGGCGTTGCACGTCAATCCGTACCTGCTGCAAGGCCTCACCGTCCTTTAACAGCAGTAAGGTCTGCAACAAGGAACGCGGCTCGCTGGCCATGTTGAGTTGTCGGGTTTCAATACCGGCTAGCAGTTGCTTTAGCTGTCGGCTGAGGGGTGTTTCTGACGCCAGCGTCCAGCTTAATGGAATGGTGCGCGAGCGCGAGTGGTTGCCTTCCAGATCCAGAATACTCTGTGCCAGTACGGCCTTGAGGTTGGTCAGACTCGGCGTACTGTCGCTGACATCCGCTACTGCGGCGGCCATTTGCTGGCTGTAATTCTGGCTGATCTGCTGCAACGTTTGTTGTAATGGTTGTGATGGCTGCCGGGCTTGCTGGCTCAATGGTAAGGGGGCTGTTTGCTCTGGCGTTGTCGTGGCTGCTGGCATCTGTGGTCGCGCTGGCGATAATGCCGCCAGGCGTTGCCATAGCTGCTCGGCGATGCCTGACATTTTGCCGCTGCCGCTATTATCTGAGTTGCCTGGGCCGCTCACGGCGGCGTTCAATTTGGCTAATAGCTGGGCTTCGTGAAAAACCCCGGATTGTTGAATGGCTGTTTTGATCGCGGCGGCATCACGCCCACCTGCCTGTGGCAGCTGGTTATGCCAGTGTTGTAACAACGCTTGCGTCTGCTGACTCAAACCGGGTGTCGTGGTGCCATTGTTTGATGGGGTGTTTGATGGGGTCGTCAGAGATGGACTGACGGGTGTGGGCAAAGGGCGGTTGCCCCTGGGCTGGGCGGAGGACGGAGTTTGTAGCCGCTGCATCAGGACGCCGATGACATTCGTGCTTGTATTGGTCGTTGTGGTTATCGGGCTGGAGGTTGTACTGCTGGTGCTCTGACTGGGTGGGTAAGTGAGGCCAGCCAATGGTGCCGCTGTAGACAGTGCTGAGGTAAACGGTGCAGCTGTAAACGGTGCTGGTCGTGAGGCTGGAGGTTGCAGGGGTAAGCGCGAGGCCAGCAGGCGGGCAATAGCCTGTTCCGGTGGGGCTGATGTGGACTGGGACGGCTGGCCGCTGTGTTGGGCATCCGCTTTGATCACCGTCAGCGCTGGCCCCGGTTTGAGAACCATGGTCAGGCGTGTTCCCGGTGCAAAATCCTGTTCGCTGTTCACCGTCAGCTGTTGATCGGCTACGACCAATGTCAGGTTGTAGCGCCGGGCGGTAGCGTCGGCAGAGGGGGTACTGGTTAATACTCGCGCCTGTATCACCGGCTCGCGCCGGGCGGGTGTTTCCAGCGCGGTACGTTGCAGTAAATCGCTCGTAATCAGCGGCCTCACGCCAGGCTCCCGTCCAGGCTTGGCAGGTAGCGCTCAGCGCCATTGCCAACCGGGTAACACGTCGGCCTGAATCGGATCATCGGTTACCTCCTGCATAGGTTGAGGGCGTATCTGTCAATGACTGTGCGTATCAATGACTGTGAGTCAATGACTGTGCGTCGAAACGACGGCGCTAACAATCGACTCAAAATACGCATTGATAAACTCGGTTTTGCCTTGTCCTGTCATCGCTCGCTACCTTTTTGGCTGTACCCTGTTATCGGCGCTTGAGGCAGGATCTGAAGTGCGTCTGATGAATGAGACAAATTGATCGAATGACCCATCCGGGTCAAGCCACAGTCGGTACGGTTTTTGTATATAATGCGCCCGCCGTTATTGGCAGTGGCAACTGATTTGGCACAACTACCGGGGTTTGAATGGCGAATCGTTATAGCGATAACAGTGTGTCTCTGAGCGCAACTCAGTTGTATTGTGAGCGCGATGACCGGGTGTTGTTCGATCGCCTGAACCTGGCCGTCAATAATGGCGATTTGTTACAGCTGGCTGGCCCTAATGGCGCGGGTAAAACCACCTTGTTGCGGTTGCTTGCCGGTTTGAATCGCGATTTTGACGGGGCGTTGCAGTGGCATGGCCAACCGCTATCCGCCGTTTTTTCCGATTACGCCCGTCAACGTCTGTATCTCGGCCATCTGGCGGCGATCAAGCGGGCGCTGACGCCGCTGGAAAATCTGCGCTGGCTGGTTAGCCCGTGGATGGCTGCAGAGCAGCCAGCGGTTATTACTGAAGATGATCTCTGGCGGGCACTGGAGGCGGTCGAGCTGGGCGGCTATGAAGAGACGCCTTGTAATCAGCTGTCGGCAGGGCAGCAGCGCCGCGTCGGCTTGTCGCGTCTGGCGATTGTACCGGCACCGTTGTGGATTCTGGATGAGCCGTTTACGGCGCTGGATATTGCCGGTGTTGCCTGGCTTGAAACACAGATCCAGCAGCATGTCGCCCGCAATGGCGCGGTCATTATTACCAGTCATCATGCCTTGCAGAATATTCCTTCGCTCACACGTCTGGATCTGGGTGAACTGGCGTTGGCGGGAGGACTCTCATGAGCCTGGTCGTCGCGACCATTAAGCGGGACTTGCTGCTGGCCGGACGAAATCCCGGTGAGTGGCTCAACCCCTTGATGTTCTTTTTAATGGTGGTGGCGATGTTTCCACTGGCGGTGGATCCGGATCCTGACTTTCTGGCGCGCATTGCCGGTGGTGTGATCTGGGTGGGTGCCTTGCTGGCGACCTTGCTGTCGCTCGATGCGCTCTACAAGGCGGATGTCGAGGACGGCACTCTGGAACAGTGGCTGGCGTCGGGTGAGTCGCTTTATCTGTTGGCACTGGCCAAGGCGCTGGTGCATTGGCTCTGCAGCGGTTTGCCGCTGACGCTGATGGCACCGGTGTTGGGATTGATGATGGCGCTGCCTAATGACGCCTACCTGGCGATGTTGCTGAGCCTGGCAGTGGGGACGCCGATCCTGAGTTTGCTGGGGGCTGTGGGTGCGGCGTTGACCGCCGGGGTACGCAGCGGCGGATTGCTATTGAGCCTATTGATTTTGCCTATGTATGTGCCGGTTTTGATCTTTGCTGCCAGTGCGGTTTATCACGCCGGGCTGGGGATGGCATACAATGGCCAGATCGGTTTTCTGGGCGCCATGTTGGCGCTTTCTGTGTGCCTGACGCCGTTTGCTTCGGCTGCAGCACTGAAACTGAATTTGTCGCGCTAGGCGCACGTTTTTGATCGGGGATTTTATGTGGCAGTGGATTGTACGGCTGTATCACCGCCTGGGTTCGCCCAAATGGTTTTATGAACTGACATCAAAATGGATCTTCTGGCTGGGTTTGTTGTCAGTGGTGGGCGGTGTGGTCGGGCTGGTACTCGGTTTGCTGTATGCGCCAGCGGATTACCTGCAAGGCAACAGTTTTCGCATCATTTATATTCATGTTCCGGCGGCACTTGTGGCCCAGAGTGGTTTTGTCATGATGGCGCTTGCCGGGGCGGTGTTCCTGATCTGGAAAATGAAAATGGCCGCCTGGGTGGCCCGTGCGGTGGCTCCGGTAGGGGCCAGCTTTTGTCTGATTGCACTGTTTACCGGAGCGATCTGGGGTAAGCCGACTTGGGGTACCTGGTGGGTCTGGGATGCACGCTTGACCTCGATGTTAATGCTGTTGTTCCTCTACTTCGGGGTGATGGCATTGCAGCGGGCGATCGAGTCAGAAGAAGCCAGTCACAAGGCTGGCGCGATTCTGGCGCTGGTGGGGCTGGTGAACATTCCCATCATCAAATACTCGGTGGAGTGGTGGAATACCTTGCATCAACCGGCGACCTTGAAGTTGACCGAAAAACCAAGCATGCACCCGGATATGCTGATACCGCTGCTGATCATGATTTTAACCACGTACGTGCTGTTTGCCTTGCTGGTGATTTTGCGCACCCGTAATGAAATTCTCTGGCACGAGCGCAAGCGCAGCTGGGTACAGGCGTTGCCAGAAATGTCAGGGGGACGTCACTGATGGAATTTCACAGTGTCAGCGAGTTTCTCGCCATGGGTCGCCATGGCTTGTATGTCTGGCTGTCGTATGGGCTGAGTGCGCTGGTGATTATCGCCAATCTGGTGCTGCCGATGATGCAGCGCCGTCGTTTGATTCGGCAACAAGGGCAGCATCTGCGTCGCGATCGTCGTGCGCAACAGGCCAGCCCCGACCGAACTGTTGTTAACGAGGAGAAAAACTGACATGCATCCACAACGAAAGAAACGGCTGACGCTGATTCTGTTTTTGGTGATCGGGTTTGGTGTTGCCGTGGGGTTGTTGATGTACTCCCTCAGCCAGAATATCAACCTGTTCCAGACACCCACCCAGATTGCCAGTGGTGACGTGCCGGTCGGCCGTACCATTCGTGCCGGTGGCCTGGTGGTCAAGGGCAGCCTGCAACGGGATGATCAGGGGCTGGCGGTGACTTTTAATGTCACCGATGGTGCGGCGACGGTGCCGATTCATTATGAAGGTATCCTGCCGGATCTGTTCCGCGAAGGGCAGGGGATTGTGGCGCTGGGCAAGCTGGATGAACATGGCGTGATCCAGGCATCCGAAGTGCTGGCCAAGCACGATGAAAATTACATGCCGCCCGAAGTGAAGGATGCGCTGGAGCAGGCTCACGAAGAAGGCAAGCAGGCGCTGCAGGACGCGGCGTCGAAACCAGCGTCTTATTCGATCTCTGAATCGATCAAAACCGGCGGAGCGTACTGATGTTTACCGAAGCCTACGGCACCTTGTCGTCGATCCCGGAGTTTGGCCAGCTGGCGTTGATCATGGCGTTTCTGGTGGCGGTGTTGCAAACCCTGGTGCCACTGTGGGGCGTCCGTGCCGGGAATACCTTGGCGATGGCGTATGCCCGGCCACTGGCGGCGGCACAGGCGCTGTTTCTGCTGATCAGTCTGGTGACGCTGGCCTGGTGTTTTGTGGTGGATGATTTTTCTGTCACTTATGTGGCCACCAATAGTAATTCTGCCTTGCCGACGCCGTTCAAGATCAGCGCGGTATGGGGTGCTCACGAAGGGTCGTTATTGCTGTGGGTCACCTTGCTGGGCTGCTGGGGCGTCGCCGTGGCGCTGTTCAGTCGTTCGTTACCGCTGGAAATGCTGGCGCGGGTGCTGGGCATCATGGGGCTGGTCTCGACCGGATTTATTCTGTTCACACTGGAAACCTCCAACCCGTTCGCCAGAACCTTGCCGTCGGTTCCCTCTGAGGGCGGTGACCTGAATCCGCTGTTGCAGGATTTTGGTCTGATCGTCCACCCGCCCACCTTGTATATGGGCTACGTTGGCCTGTCGGTGGTGTTTGCCTTTGCCATTGCGGCTTTATTGGGTGGTCGTCTGGATGCCGCCTGGGCACGCTGGTCGCGTCCCTGGACAACCGCTGCGTGGATTTTTCTGACCATTGGTATCGCGCTTGGCAGCTGGTGGGCCTACTACGAACTGGGCTGGGGCGGCTGGTGGTTCTGGGATCCGGTTGAGAATGCCTCGCTGATGCCCTGGCTGGTAACAACTGCTCTGATGCACTCACTGGCAGTCACCGAAAAACGCGGACTGTTTAAAAGCTGGACGGTGCTACTGGCAATCTTTGCCTTTTCGCTCAGTCTGCTGGGCACCTTCCTGGTACGTTCCGGGGTGTTGACCTCGGTTCATGCCTTTGCTTCCGATCCAGAGCGGGGTGTGTTTGTGCTGGCGCTGCTGGGGATCTGTGTCGGTGGCTCGCTGCTGATTTATGCGCTCAAAGCGCCGACTGTTGCGTCGGTGGGACGTTATGAGTGGTTGTCGCGGGAAAGCTTTTTGTTAATGAACAACCTGTTATTGCTGGTTGCTGCCTTTGCGATCCTGCTCGGTACCCTGTATCCACTGCTGATCGATTTCCTCGGCATGGGCAAAATATCGGTGGGGGCGAGCTGGTTTAACTTTATGTTTGTGCCGGTGAGTGTGGTGTTAACCCTGATTATCGGTATTGGTGCCATTTCACGCTGGAAAAGTGACCAATTCAGCCGCCTTGGGCGGGAACTGGGTCTGGCGGCGCTGGCGGCGCTGGTACTGGGAGTGGCGACACCCTTGATTGTCTCTGGTGAATTGAATGGCAAGGTAATGCTGGGGATGGGCATTGCGATTTGGCTGGTGTTGGCCAGTCTTGCTGAAGTCTGGAAAAAATGCCGTGGCCAGCTCCAGCGTATTCCGTCGCTGAGTCTCAGTTTTAACGGCATGATTCTCGCGCACATTGGTGTGGCAGTCACGGTGGTGGGGGTGACCATGGTGGCCAATTACAGTCAGGAGGTGTCTGTTCGTATGGCACCGGGCGACAGCCACACGCTGGGTGACTACCGCTTTGAATTTGTCGAAGCAGGGCAGATTCGCGGCCCTAACTATCAGGCTGATGCCATTCGTTTCCGGGTCTATGACGGTGAGCGTCAGATTGGTGAGCTGATGCCGGAAAAACGGCGCTACAGTGCACGTGGATCGGTGATGACTGAAGCCGCCATCGACGTCAGCCTGTTCCGCGATTTGTATGTGTCAATGGGCGAACCGCTGGAGAACGGTGCTTGGGGGATGCGGTTACAGGTCAAACCCTTTATGCGCTGGGTCTGGCTGGGAGCAATATTTATGGCGCTGGGTGGCTTGATGGCAATGTTCGATAAACGTTATCGCCAGCCCCGACGGTTGGTACAGGATCCGTCCGCACCCAGTCAGTCGGCAACAACGGAGGTGGCGGTATGAACCGGTTTATTCTGTTTGTCCCGTTGGTGGGCTTTACTATTTTGGCCGGGTTGTTTTTTCTCACTATCGACCGTAAGGACAAAGAGGTTCTGCCGTCGCCGTTGGTTGGCCAGCCGTTCCCTGAATTTGAGATGATCTCGCTGGAAACCGGTGAAGTGGTTAGTCGCAAGGATTTGCTGGGCAAGCGGGCGCTGGTGAATGTCTGGGCCACCTGGTGCCCAACCTGCAAGGCTGAGCATTCCTTTCTTAACCTGCTGGCTTCTGAAGGGGTTCGTATCTTTGGTATCAACTACAAGGACGAGGACAGCAAGGCCAGGCAATGGCTGGCGTCATACGGCAATCCCTATCGCTGGAACCTGTCCGATACCGACGGCAAGCTGGGGCTGGAGCTAGGGGTTTACGGCGCACCGGAAACCTTTTTGATTGATGGCAGCGGGGTTATTCGGGGTCGCCATGTGGGTGATCTCAATGCCCGAGTCTGGGCCACTCTGAAACCTGAATTTGAGAGCCTGCCGTGATGCGTTATCCATTTCGCCACTGGCTGGCAGGGTTATTGCTGCTGCTTGCTGCAGTAGCAGCCCAGGCCGTTGTTAATGGCTACAAGTACCCGTTTGAAGACCCTGCTGATATTGCCCGCTTCCAGCACCTGGCTGAAGAATTGCGCTGCCCCAAATGCCAGAACCAGAATCTGGCAGACTCCAATGCCCCGGTAGCTGGAGATATGCGCGAGAAGGTGTATGAGCTGATGAATGAAGGCCAGAGTGATGATCAGATTGTGGGTTATCTGGTGGCCCGATACGGCGATTTTGTCCGTTACAAACCCCCGGTTCGTGCTGAAACCTACCTGCTTTGGTTCGGCCCGTTGCTGGCGTTTTTATTGGGGCTGCTGGTGCTGAGACAGATGCGTCGTAATCAGCGCAAGGCACCGGTACCGGCACCACTAACGGATGCAGAACGTCAGCGTCTTGAACAATTAAAAGCCGCAGTGACGGCGGATTCATCGAATGACCAAAAGGCGAATAACCCATGATCTGGATGTTGTTGATCCTGTTGCTGCCACTGGTGGCGTTGCTGTATCGCCCGGTGTGGTTCCGGCCTGAAACCAATCAGCAAAGCGAAGAAAACCTGCGGCTGTATCAGGAACGCACCAACGAAGTAAAAAGTAGCGATTTGAACGATACCGAACAGGCGGCATTACAGCTGGAGCTGGATCGTGAGTTTCTGGCCAGTGCCGATGCGCGCCAAAGCAGCGCAGACAAAACTTCTGGCAGCTGGCTAATGCTGGGCAGCATGGCGGCGATTGCGCTGCTGGGTTCGATGCTGCTGTACAGCTTCTGGGGTTCTGACAATGCCTTGCGCGCCAGCGCCTTGCTGGACAAGGGCGAGCAGGTGGAACTGACCACACCGGAACGGCAGGAGTTGATACAACGACTGGCTGCAGAAGCACAGCATGATCCTGACAATCTGGAATGGGCCTATCTGAATGCACGTCTGCTCAGTGCCAGTGGCGAATACCACCGTGCTACCGAGGCGTTTGCCAGCATTCTTGATGCTTTGCCTGACGATGCCAGCGCCGATCGTGCGGCAACCTTGACCTTGATGGCCGAAGCGCAATTCTTTGCTGCCGATCAGCAAGCCGATGAGTCCACCTATGCCTTGCTGGATGAAGCCTTGACGCTCAACCCCCAAAGTCGTCAGGCGCTGGGTATGGCCGGTATTCTGGCGTTTGAACTGGGCAAGCACGAACGCGCCATCAGCCACTGGAAAGCATTGTGGCAAGGTTTGCCGGAAGGGCCGGAATCCCAGGTGCTGGCACAGGGAATTCATCGTGCTGCGGAACAGCTGGAGTCGCAGGGGATTACGGTTGATCTGAGTTGGCTGGAACGGGTCAGGTTAACCATCACGGTCGATATCACTGCTGAAGCGCGAGCGGCGGTTGCGCCGGATGATCTGGTGTTTGTCTTGGCCAAAGCCGTGACTGGCCCGCCGATGCCCCTGGCGGTTCAGCGCTTGAAAGTCGCTGATTTGCCAACACAGGTGATTCTGACCGATGCCCAGGCGATGGCACCGGGTATGACGATTAGCGGTTTTGACCAACTGACGCTGATTGCGCGTGTATCCCGCACCGGGCAACCGACCGCGCAGCCGGGGGATTGGCAAGACGAGCGCTCACCGGTCAGTAATCGGGATACTGACGTTCAGACGCTGACCATTCAAACCCGAGTCAACTGAGTAACGTTAGAAATGAAAGAGTTGGAAATGAAAAAGTTGGCAATGAAAAAGAGAAAGAGTTGGAGATGAAAGAGTTGGGGACGACCACGGCGGGTCGTCCCCAACGGATGGTTGTTACTCCTGCAAGGCCAGCTTGAGTTCGCGGGCGTCCGGCTCCAGTGTCAAGACACTAACCCGAACCGTCTGACCAATGGCCAGCGTCTGCTCGCCATTGCTGTGCGACAGGGTTTTACTGTCAAATGCCCAGTTGCCTTTTACCTTGCGGCGGTCTATCTGCCCTTCAATCCCTGAATCTTCAAAACGCACCATGATGTTGTTGGCGGTGGCGTACTGGATAACCGCATCAAACTGGGCTTCTGCTGGCAGGGTTTTTAACCACTGCAGCTTCAGCCAGGTATCGGTCTGGTTGGCAGCGATCCGGGCTTTGGTTTGCTTGTCCTGAATGGCCGCCAGCGCCAGCGCATCCACTTCGGGAGCGGGCTGTGCGGCGAGAATCGCCGCAATCATGCGGTGCACCAGCAGGTCGTTGTATTTACGTAACGGTGACGTCATGGTGGTGTAGCGAGGGAAGCCCAGCCCCATGTGGGGTTTGTCTTCCTGCGTCAGGTTGCTGCGTTCAAGCTGGCGGCTGATGATGTCCTTGACGTTCAGTCCGCTGTCACAGGCCGCTGCCTGTTTCATCAGGCTGACGTAATCTTCCAGCGATTTGATTTTGGGTTTCTTTTCCAGCCCGAGCTGTTCCTTGAGCAGACTGGTTACATCGCCAATACGTTCGGTACGGATACCGGCATGTTCGATAAAAATGCCGCTCTCGTGCTGGCGCAGCCAATCGGCACAGAGGCGGTTGCACACCAGCATGCATTCTTCGACCAGGCGTTGGGCGTCGTTGCGTTCCTGCCGCACGATGTCCTTGACCTTGCCATTTTCATCCAGTACCAGACGATAGTCGGGACGGTCTTCCATCACCAGGCAGGCTTTTTTGCGCTGGCTGGCGAGTGCTCTGGTACAGTCTTTTAATGCCGCCAGCGACGGTTGCAAGGCGGCGTCGATGTCACCCTGGTGCGCGTCAGCGATAAATTCACTGACTTGCTGGTAGCTGAGCTTGGCGTGGCTTTTGACGTGTGCTTGCT from the Candidatus Thalassolituus haligoni genome contains:
- a CDS encoding flagellar hook-length control protein FliK — its product is MRPLITSDLLQRTALETPARREPVIQARVLTSTPSADATARRYNLTLVVADQQLTVNSEQDFAPGTRLTMVLKPGPALTVIKADAQHSGQPSQSTSAPPEQAIARLLASRLPLQPPASRPAPFTAAPFTSALSTAAPLAGLTYPPSQSTSSTTSSPITTTTNTSTNVIGVLMQRLQTPSSAQPRGNRPLPTPVSPSLTTPSNTPSNNGTTTPGLSQQTQALLQHWHNQLPQAGGRDAAAIKTAIQQSGVFHEAQLLAKLNAAVSGPGNSDNSGSGKMSGIAEQLWQRLAALSPARPQMPAATTTPEQTAPLPLSQQARQPSQPLQQTLQQISQNYSQQMAAAVADVSDSTPSLTNLKAVLAQSILDLEGNHSRSRTIPLSWTLASETPLSRQLKQLLAGIETRQLNMASEPRSLLQTLLLLKDGEALQQVRIDVQRQDGSPHSAEQRPPEPRSSEAASTNSPHSPPAHNSDDPNAQHQHSPPSAAAQRQPVWQLKLHFELEQFGPLDVEIQLGWPRLDITFWSSQQHTRHTLSAALQPLRQRLQALGAEVQQMEVRHGSLPVGQQNVITQRLVDLHT
- the ccmA gene encoding cytochrome c biogenesis heme-transporting ATPase CcmA, which produces MANRYSDNSVSLSATQLYCERDDRVLFDRLNLAVNNGDLLQLAGPNGAGKTTLLRLLAGLNRDFDGALQWHGQPLSAVFSDYARQRLYLGHLAAIKRALTPLENLRWLVSPWMAAEQPAVITEDDLWRALEAVELGGYEETPCNQLSAGQQRRVGLSRLAIVPAPLWILDEPFTALDIAGVAWLETQIQQHVARNGAVIITSHHALQNIPSLTRLDLGELALAGGLS
- the ccmB gene encoding heme exporter protein CcmB, with the protein product MSLVVATIKRDLLLAGRNPGEWLNPLMFFLMVVAMFPLAVDPDPDFLARIAGGVIWVGALLATLLSLDALYKADVEDGTLEQWLASGESLYLLALAKALVHWLCSGLPLTLMAPVLGLMMALPNDAYLAMLLSLAVGTPILSLLGAVGAALTAGVRSGGLLLSLLILPMYVPVLIFAASAVYHAGLGMAYNGQIGFLGAMLALSVCLTPFASAAALKLNLSR
- a CDS encoding heme ABC transporter permease, whose protein sequence is MWQWIVRLYHRLGSPKWFYELTSKWIFWLGLLSVVGGVVGLVLGLLYAPADYLQGNSFRIIYIHVPAALVAQSGFVMMALAGAVFLIWKMKMAAWVARAVAPVGASFCLIALFTGAIWGKPTWGTWWVWDARLTSMLMLLFLYFGVMALQRAIESEEASHKAGAILALVGLVNIPIIKYSVEWWNTLHQPATLKLTEKPSMHPDMLIPLLIMILTTYVLFALLVILRTRNEILWHERKRSWVQALPEMSGGRH
- the ccmD gene encoding heme exporter protein CcmD, giving the protein MEFHSVSEFLAMGRHGLYVWLSYGLSALVIIANLVLPMMQRRRLIRQQGQHLRRDRRAQQASPDRTVVNEEKN
- the ccmE gene encoding cytochrome c maturation protein CcmE, encoding MHPQRKKRLTLILFLVIGFGVAVGLLMYSLSQNINLFQTPTQIASGDVPVGRTIRAGGLVVKGSLQRDDQGLAVTFNVTDGAATVPIHYEGILPDLFREGQGIVALGKLDEHGVIQASEVLAKHDENYMPPEVKDALEQAHEEGKQALQDAASKPASYSISESIKTGGAY
- a CDS encoding heme lyase CcmF/NrfE family subunit; this translates as MFTEAYGTLSSIPEFGQLALIMAFLVAVLQTLVPLWGVRAGNTLAMAYARPLAAAQALFLLISLVTLAWCFVVDDFSVTYVATNSNSALPTPFKISAVWGAHEGSLLLWVTLLGCWGVAVALFSRSLPLEMLARVLGIMGLVSTGFILFTLETSNPFARTLPSVPSEGGDLNPLLQDFGLIVHPPTLYMGYVGLSVVFAFAIAALLGGRLDAAWARWSRPWTTAAWIFLTIGIALGSWWAYYELGWGGWWFWDPVENASLMPWLVTTALMHSLAVTEKRGLFKSWTVLLAIFAFSLSLLGTFLVRSGVLTSVHAFASDPERGVFVLALLGICVGGSLLIYALKAPTVASVGRYEWLSRESFLLMNNLLLLVAAFAILLGTLYPLLIDFLGMGKISVGASWFNFMFVPVSVVLTLIIGIGAISRWKSDQFSRLGRELGLAALAALVLGVATPLIVSGELNGKVMLGMGIAIWLVLASLAEVWKKCRGQLQRIPSLSLSFNGMILAHIGVAVTVVGVTMVANYSQEVSVRMAPGDSHTLGDYRFEFVEAGQIRGPNYQADAIRFRVYDGERQIGELMPEKRRYSARGSVMTEAAIDVSLFRDLYVSMGEPLENGAWGMRLQVKPFMRWVWLGAIFMALGGLMAMFDKRYRQPRRLVQDPSAPSQSATTEVAV
- a CDS encoding DsbE family thiol:disulfide interchange protein; this translates as MNRFILFVPLVGFTILAGLFFLTIDRKDKEVLPSPLVGQPFPEFEMISLETGEVVSRKDLLGKRALVNVWATWCPTCKAEHSFLNLLASEGVRIFGINYKDEDSKARQWLASYGNPYRWNLSDTDGKLGLELGVYGAPETFLIDGSGVIRGRHVGDLNARVWATLKPEFESLP
- a CDS encoding cytochrome c-type biogenesis protein, which gives rise to MRYPFRHWLAGLLLLLAAVAAQAVVNGYKYPFEDPADIARFQHLAEELRCPKCQNQNLADSNAPVAGDMREKVYELMNEGQSDDQIVGYLVARYGDFVRYKPPVRAETYLLWFGPLLAFLLGLLVLRQMRRNQRKAPVPAPLTDAERQRLEQLKAAVTADSSNDQKANNP
- the ccmI gene encoding c-type cytochrome biogenesis protein CcmI, which translates into the protein MIWMLLILLLPLVALLYRPVWFRPETNQQSEENLRLYQERTNEVKSSDLNDTEQAALQLELDREFLASADARQSSADKTSGSWLMLGSMAAIALLGSMLLYSFWGSDNALRASALLDKGEQVELTTPERQELIQRLAAEAQHDPDNLEWAYLNARLLSASGEYHRATEAFASILDALPDDASADRAATLTLMAEAQFFAADQQADESTYALLDEALTLNPQSRQALGMAGILAFELGKHERAISHWKALWQGLPEGPESQVLAQGIHRAAEQLESQGITVDLSWLERVRLTITVDITAEARAAVAPDDLVFVLAKAVTGPPMPLAVQRLKVADLPTQVILTDAQAMAPGMTISGFDQLTLIARVSRTGQPTAQPGDWQDERSPVSNRDTDVQTLTIQTRVN
- a CDS encoding VacB/RNase II family 3'-5' exoribonuclease yields the protein MLDKNALSQLQSLKQEIHDSVPRFEGKVRATGGRFGFVVTDDNQQFYMSPEEMEKVLPGDKVAFRVEEVTEKKTQAIVESLISTELSDFCGTYIVKGKGHFIQPDHPALNRWIFVPPKSRQSAGDGMLVKGHLSQHPYPAGRAQAEIDAVIGSSQDAGIEARYMCQKWHLTTEFTEAELQQANELAAAGIDSFTAGRVDLTGLPLVTIDSASTRDLDDALCATVTDNGWTLHIAIADPAAVIQPGTALDLMARDRTTSAYFANLVIPMLPAALSEQLCSLQPEVTRLALVAEVAVNQEGESTLIGLQQAHVKSHAKLSYQQVSEFIADAHQGDIDAALQPSLAALKDCTRALASQRKKACLVMEDRPDYRLVLDENGKVKDIVRQERNDAQRLVEECMLVCNRLCADWLRQHESGIFIEHAGIRTERIGDVTSLLKEQLGLEKKPKIKSLEDYVSLMKQAAACDSGLNVKDIISRQLERSNLTQEDKPHMGLGFPRYTTMTSPLRKYNDLLVHRMIAAILAAQPAPEVDALALAAIQDKQTKARIAANQTDTWLKLQWLKTLPAEAQFDAVIQYATANNIMVRFEDSGIEGQIDRRKVKGNWAFDSKTLSHSNGEQTLAIGQTVRVSVLTLEPDARELKLALQE